In a genomic window of Occallatibacter riparius:
- a CDS encoding Glu/Leu/Phe/Val family dehydrogenase: protein MLTTTRTENAYELALQNFDAAADVLGLDNDTREMIKFPERVLTVSVPVRMDDGRIRRFEAYRVQHSSARGPGKGGIRYHPQVTLDEVKALATWMTWKCAVVNIPFGGAKGGVTCDPKHMSAHELERLTRRYTSAILPLIGPEKDIPAPDVYTNSQTMAWIMDTFSMMKGYAVPGVVTGKPLNLGGSLGRNEATGRGVFYTIECACQHLGLPLKGASVVVQGFGNAGSIAAQLLHAAGAKVIAVNDSSSGVYNRNGLNIPELMHLKSLTGKVEGFPEAEPITPEDLLALECDILVPAALENAVHVDNAAKVKAKVVAEAANGPLTPAADRVLEDKGVFIIPDILCNAGGVTVSYFEWVQDEQHLFWQEQDIYDRLEKVMKIAFNDVLKIRLDHKVDMRIAANMLGIGRVADAVRVRGIYP from the coding sequence ATGCTGACGACTACAAGAACAGAAAACGCCTACGAACTCGCGCTGCAGAACTTTGACGCGGCAGCGGATGTTCTGGGCCTGGATAACGATACGCGGGAGATGATCAAGTTCCCGGAGCGGGTGCTCACCGTGAGCGTTCCCGTGCGCATGGACGACGGGCGTATCCGAAGGTTCGAAGCGTATCGCGTACAGCACAGCTCGGCGCGCGGGCCGGGCAAGGGCGGCATCCGCTATCACCCCCAGGTCACCCTCGACGAAGTGAAGGCGCTGGCTACGTGGATGACGTGGAAGTGCGCAGTGGTGAATATTCCGTTCGGCGGCGCCAAGGGCGGCGTGACGTGCGATCCGAAGCACATGTCGGCGCATGAGCTGGAGCGGCTGACCCGGCGCTACACCAGCGCAATCCTTCCTCTGATCGGGCCGGAAAAGGACATCCCGGCGCCCGATGTCTATACCAACTCGCAAACCATGGCCTGGATTATGGATACCTTCAGCATGATGAAGGGCTATGCGGTCCCGGGCGTGGTGACGGGCAAGCCGCTGAATCTGGGTGGATCGCTGGGACGCAATGAGGCTACTGGTCGCGGCGTTTTCTACACAATCGAATGCGCGTGCCAGCACCTCGGGCTGCCGCTCAAAGGCGCGTCGGTGGTGGTGCAGGGGTTCGGCAATGCCGGTTCAATTGCTGCCCAGCTTCTGCATGCGGCCGGAGCCAAGGTCATCGCAGTCAATGACTCGAGCAGCGGCGTTTACAACCGCAACGGGCTGAACATTCCCGAGCTGATGCATTTGAAGTCGCTGACCGGCAAGGTGGAGGGATTCCCCGAAGCCGAGCCGATTACGCCGGAGGACCTGCTGGCGTTGGAGTGCGACATCCTGGTGCCGGCAGCGCTTGAAAATGCAGTGCACGTGGATAACGCTGCGAAGGTGAAGGCGAAGGTGGTGGCTGAAGCTGCCAACGGTCCGCTGACTCCGGCAGCTGATCGCGTTCTCGAGGACAAGGGAGTGTTTATCATTCCCGACATCCTATGCAACGCGGGTGGCGTCACGGTCTCCTACTTCGAGTGGGTGCAGGACGAGCAGCACCTGTTCTGGCAGGAGCAGGACATCTACGACCGGCTGGAGAAGGTAATGAAGATCGCCTTCAATGACGTGCTGAAGATCCGGCTGGACCACAAGGTGGACATGCGGATCGCCGCCAACATGCTCGGCATTGGCCGCGTGGCGGACGCGGTGCGGGTGAGAGGGATCTACCCGTAA
- a CDS encoding branched-chain amino acid transaminase: MQLEADQNLIVYFNGQYMRLGEAKVGILTHALHYGTGVFEGIRAHWNDAQKQLFVLRPMEHYERWKRNCGIMRIGVPLSPEQLTEITLELMRRNRMETNVYVRPLAYKCAERVGVVPDDQDAFAIVALPFGEYLHAANGLHAGISSWRRIDDNAIPARAKICGAYVNSALASDEARSSGFDEAILLNQDGHVAEGATCNLFMVRDRRLITPPVHDNVLEGITRNCVMQLARREMRLDVVERSIDRSELFVCDEAFFTGTAVGIGPVVRINHRRVGDGAIGPVTRGIQHLYADAVHGRLRDYRDWLRPAYDVQKQPQEQEPALAGSKA, translated from the coding sequence ATGCAACTGGAAGCAGATCAGAACCTGATTGTCTATTTCAACGGGCAATACATGCGGCTGGGCGAAGCCAAGGTCGGGATCCTCACGCACGCTCTGCACTATGGGACGGGAGTCTTCGAGGGTATCCGCGCGCACTGGAACGACGCGCAGAAGCAGCTCTTTGTGCTCCGGCCGATGGAGCATTACGAGCGATGGAAGCGCAACTGCGGCATCATGCGAATCGGCGTGCCGCTGTCGCCGGAACAGTTGACCGAGATCACGCTGGAACTGATGCGGCGCAACCGCATGGAGACCAATGTCTACGTGAGGCCATTGGCTTACAAGTGCGCCGAGCGTGTGGGCGTGGTTCCTGATGATCAGGATGCGTTCGCGATTGTGGCGCTGCCGTTCGGGGAGTATTTGCACGCCGCCAACGGCTTGCATGCGGGCATCAGTTCGTGGAGGCGGATCGACGATAACGCCATCCCCGCGCGCGCCAAGATCTGCGGGGCCTATGTGAATAGCGCTTTGGCTAGCGATGAGGCGCGGAGCAGTGGTTTTGATGAGGCGATTCTACTGAACCAGGACGGACACGTCGCGGAGGGCGCTACCTGCAACCTGTTCATGGTGCGCGACCGCCGGCTGATCACCCCGCCGGTGCACGACAACGTCCTTGAAGGCATTACGCGGAACTGTGTCATGCAGCTGGCGCGGCGGGAGATGCGATTAGACGTTGTTGAGCGCTCGATTGATCGCAGCGAATTGTTTGTATGCGACGAAGCATTTTTCACGGGAACGGCGGTGGGGATCGGGCCGGTTGTGCGCATCAATCACCGGCGGGTTGGAGATGGTGCGATTGGGCCGGTGACGCGGGGCATTCAACACCTGTACGCAGATGCGGTGCATGGCCGGCTGCGCGACTACCGCGACTGGCTGAGGCCGGCCTATGACGTGCAGAAACAACCCCAGGAGCAGGAGCCTGCGCTGGCCGGTTCGAAGGCGTAG
- the larE gene encoding ATP-dependent sacrificial sulfur transferase LarE has translation MSAPAANLPDGLPIGPETCARLRDLEARLSGLDRIMVAYSGGVDSAFLAAIAHRILGDRMLAVLADSPSLARRDMEQAIAFAESQSIPLRVIQTEELEKAEYQRNDANRCFHCKTELFTGMEALRAELGYVHLAYGMNADDTRDYRPGQRAAKEHEVLAPLADSGMTKADVRVLARAAGYTLWDRPAAPCLSSRVEYGRTVTREVLTQVERAEESMRQLGFREFRVRHHGELARVEIARSEMPRALTMDTLDAITAALREAGYQYVTLDAAGFRSGSLNALLPADVLRRRGA, from the coding sequence ATGTCGGCGCCGGCAGCCAATCTCCCCGACGGTCTCCCCATCGGACCTGAAACTTGCGCCAGGCTGCGCGACCTTGAAGCCCGCTTGAGCGGGCTCGATCGCATAATGGTCGCCTATTCCGGTGGCGTCGATTCTGCGTTTCTTGCCGCCATCGCCCACCGCATCCTCGGCGACCGGATGCTCGCCGTTCTGGCTGATTCACCCTCCTTGGCCCGCCGAGACATGGAGCAGGCGATCGCTTTCGCTGAGTCGCAGAGCATCCCACTTCGTGTCATTCAGACCGAGGAGCTCGAAAAGGCCGAGTACCAGCGCAACGACGCCAACCGCTGCTTCCACTGCAAGACCGAACTCTTCACCGGCATGGAAGCCCTGCGCGCCGAGCTCGGCTATGTTCACCTCGCCTACGGCATGAACGCCGATGACACCCGAGACTACCGCCCCGGTCAGCGAGCCGCCAAGGAGCATGAGGTGCTGGCCCCGCTGGCTGATTCCGGCATGACCAAGGCGGACGTCCGCGTGCTCGCCCGCGCCGCCGGATACACCCTCTGGGATCGTCCCGCGGCCCCCTGCCTCTCATCGCGTGTGGAATATGGGCGGACCGTGACGCGCGAAGTGCTCACCCAAGTGGAGCGTGCCGAAGAGAGCATGCGGCAACTCGGCTTCCGCGAATTCCGGGTTCGCCACCACGGCGAGCTCGCTCGGGTTGAAATTGCGCGCTCCGAAATGCCCCGCGCTCTCACCATGGATACGCTCGATGCCATTACCGCGGCGCTACGCGAGGCTGGCTACCAGTACGTCACGCTGGATGCCGCCGGTTTCCGGTCGGGATCGCTCAATGCGCTGCTGCCGGCCGACGTGCTGCGGCGGCGTGGCGCTTAG